From one Meles meles chromosome 18, mMelMel3.1 paternal haplotype, whole genome shotgun sequence genomic stretch:
- the ADAM11 gene encoding disintegrin and metalloproteinase domain-containing protein 11 isoform X3, with protein sequence MQGTRVPICCPCSFCSCEPAEAEKEKVRRGHPTVHSETKYVELIVVNDHQLFEQMRQSVVLTSNFAKSVVNLADVMYKEQLNTRIVLVAMETWADGDKIQVQDDLLETLARLMVYRREGLPEPSDATHLFSGRTFQSASSGAAYVGGICSLSRGGGVNEYDNMGAMAVTLAQTLGQNLGMMWNKHRSSAGDCKCPDNWLGCIMEDTGFYLPRKFSRCSIDEYNQFLQEGGGSCLFNKPLKLLDPPECGNGFVEAGEECDCGSVQECSRAGGNCCKKCTLTHDAMCSDGLCCRRCKYEPRGVSCREAVNECDIAETCTGDSSQCPPNLHKLDGYYCDHEQGRCYGGRCKTRDRQCQALWGHAAADRFCYEKLNVEGTERGNCGRKGSGWVQCNKQDVLCGFLLCVNISGAPRLGDLGGDINSVTFYHQGKELDCRGGHVQLADGSDLSYVEDGTACGPNMLCLDHRCLPASAFNFSTCPGSGERRICSHHGVCSNEGKCICQPDWTGKDCSIHNPLPTSPPTGETERYKGPSGTNIIIGSIAGAVLVAAIVLGGTGWGFKNIRRGRYDPTQQGAV encoded by the exons GTCCGCCGGGGCCACCCTACTGTGCACAGTGAGACCAAGTATGTGGAGCTGATCGTGGTCAACGACCACCAGCTG TTTGAGCAGATGCGCCAGTCGGTGGTCCTCACCAGCAACTTTGCCAAGTCCGTTGTGAACCTGGCGGATGTG ATGTACAAGGAGCAGCTCAATACCCGCATCGTGCTGGTTGCCATGGAAACGTGGGCAGATGGGGACAAGATCCAGGTGCAGGATGACCTCCTGGAGACCCTAGCCCGGCTCATGGTCTATCGGCGGGAGGGCCTCCCTGAGCCCAGTGATGCCACCCATCTCTTCTC GGGCAGGACTTTCCAGAGCGCCAGTAGCGGGGCTGCCTACGTGGGGGGCATCTGCTCCCTgtccaggggtgggggtgtgaaCGAG TATGACAACATGGGCGCCATGGCGGTGACCTTGGCCCAGACGCTGGGGCAGAACCTGGGCATGATGTGGAATAAACACCGGAGCTCAGCAG GGGACTGCAAATGTCCGGACAACTGGCTGGGCTGCATCATGGAAGACACAGG GTTCTACCTGCCTCGCAAGTTTTCGCGCTGCAGCATCGACGAGTACAACCAGTTTCTGCAGGAGGGAGGCGGGAGCTGCCTCTTCAACAAGCCCCTCAAG CTCTTGGACCCGCCTGAGTGTGGGAACGGCTTCGTGGAGGCGGGGGAGGAGTGCGACTGTGGCTCGGTGCAG GAGTGCAGCCGGGCGGGCGGGAACTGCTGTAAGAAATGCACCCTGACTCACGACGCCATGTGCAGCGACGGACTCTGCTGTCGCCGCTGCAAG TACGAGCCGCGGGGTGTGTCCTGTCGGGAGGCAGTGAACGAGTGCGACATCGCGGAGACCTGCACCGGGGACTCCAGCCAG TGTCCCCCTAACTTGCACAAGCTGGATGGTTACTACTGCGATCATGAACAG GGCCGCTGCTATGGAGGTCGCTGCAAAACCCGGGATCGGCAGTGCCAAGCCCTTTGGGGCCATG CGGCTGCCGATCGCTTCTGCTATGAGAAGCTGAATGTGGAGGGGACAGAGCGTGGGAACTGTGGGCGCAAGGGGTCAGGCTGGGTCCAGTGCAATAAACA GGATGTGCTCTGTGGCTTCCTCCTCTGTGTCAACATCTCTGGAGCTCCTCGGCTGGGGGATCTAGGGGGAGACATCAACAGTGTTACCTTCTACCACCAGGGCAAGGAGCTGGACTGCAG GGGGGGCCACGTACAACTGGCTGATGGCTCCGACCTGAGTTACGTGGAAGACGGCACAGCCTGCGGACCCAATATGCTGTGCCTGGATCATCGGTGCCTGCCAGCCTCGGCCTTCAACTTCAGCACCTGCCCTGGCAGCGGGGAGCGCAGGATCTGCTCCCACCACGGG GTCTGCAGCAATGAAGGCAAGTGCATCTGTCAGCCAGACTGGACAGGCAAAGACTGCAGCATTCACAACCCCCTGCCCACGTCCCCCCCCACgggggagacagagagatacaagg gtCCCAGCGGCACCAACATCATCATCGGCTCCATCGCAGGGGCTGTCCTGGTCGCAGCCATCGTCCTGGGAGGCACGGGCTGGGGATTTAA AAACATCCGCCGGGGAAGGTACGACCCGACCCAGCAGGGGGCAGTGTGA